CCGAACTCGTCGATCTCAGGGCGAAGTGCCGGTACGAGGCGCTGCTCACAACCGGACTCACCGTTTCGGGAGCGTCGGCCGGGGCCCTGGAACGGGCCAGACGTGCGGCGGAGAAGAGCCGCGACATCGGGGTGCTCTCCCCGACCGATCTCTCGGTGCTCGCCCTCGCCCTCGATATCGGGGGCGTCATCTACACCGACGATTTCGCCCTTCAGAACGCGGCGATCGTTCTCGGCGTCCCGACCGAGCCTCTCCAGCAGCGCCGGGCGGTGCGGGTGCGGTGGAAGTACCGCTGCTCGGGCTGCGGGCGCTACGCGGATCATGAGGGCGAGTGCATGGTCTGCGGGGCGGCGATCAGGCGGACGCGGCGGTGAGATGGGCCCGGGAATCAGGGAACAAGGCGCAATCCGCCTCCCCGCAAACCCTTATATATCTCCCAACAGACCACTCTGTATGACTTCCCTCGACGAACTGATCAATAAGGCGCAGATCCTCCTCTCGGACGGCCATAGCCCCGAACAGATCGGTGACGAACTCTCCCTCTCGATGGAGACGGTGACCTGGCTGT
Above is a window of Methanofollis tationis DNA encoding:
- a CDS encoding NOB1 family endonuclease yields the protein MKAVLDATAFFVERPVEGDLFTTPEVVAELVDLRAKCRYEALLTTGLTVSGASAGALERARRAAEKSRDIGVLSPTDLSVLALALDIGGVIYTDDFALQNAAIVLGVPTEPLQQRRAVRVRWKYRCSGCGRYADHEGECMVCGAAIRRTRR